The genomic DNA GCGCATTTGCTCGGAACTGTTGACCTGCAGATGTGCGAATGCTTGATTCTGCTCCACGGCTGCGCAGTCCTCCACGAACTGCGCAGCACCGTGCAGTCGCTCGACCACCACCCAGCACACAGGACGCTGACCCCGAGAAGCACCGGACACGGAGGCACGACATGACCAGGAGCGCACGAGGGGCGCGGACGACGCTTCGGCTCGCGGCAGGGCTCGGCTCGGCCGTCCTGCTGCTCGCGGGGTGCGGCGGGGGAGGCGGCGGCCAGGCGGGCGGCGGCTCGACCCAGACCAGCGGCGTGACGATCACCGTCGCCCTGGCCGCCGACCCGCCGCCGAAGGCCGCGCTGGACGACTTCACCAAGCAGACCGGCATCACGGTCAACTGGGTGAACATCGACTGGGACAGCCTGCAGACCAAGATCAGCGCGGCGGCGACCGCCAAGACCTACTTCGCCGACGCCACCGACGTCGACTGGTCCCGCGTCGGCCAGCTGGGCAAGCTCGGCTGGTTCTACCCGATGGGCGACTACGTCGACGTCGAGTCGATGAAGGCCGACATGCCGCAGCTCGCGTCCTTCACCAGCGACGGCAAGGTCGTCGGGATCCCGTACGACGCCTCGTTCATGGTCACGACCTACAACAAGAAGCTCTTCGACGCCGCCGGCGTGACGAAGGAGCCGACGACGATGACCGAGTACACCGACGCCCTGACGAAGGTGAAGGCCAAGGGCGACGTCGAGCACCCGCTGGACATCCCCTTCGCCGCGGCCGAGGGCCTGTCGACCTACTGGTACCAGACCACCAACGCGTTCGGCGGGAGCGTGCTCGACGACGCGGGCAAGCCGCAGTTCACCGACCCGGGCTCGGCCGGCTACAAGGCCGCGCAGTGGATGGTCGACGCGATGAAGAACGGCCTCGTGCCGCCCGGCAACATCAACGTCACCGACAGCCAGGGCCAGCAGACGCTGATGGCCAAGGGCGAGGTCGCCAGCATCTTCTCCGACTACTCCGGCACCGTCGGCACCCTCTACGACGTGCCCGACCAGTCGTCGGTCAAGGGCCAGGTGCGCTACCTCAAGACCCCGGGCGTCACGGGGACGACGGCCAACCTCAGCAACCCCGACGGCGTCGGCATCCCCAAGGAGGCCAAGTACCCGCAGGCGGCGGCGAAGTTCATCGAGTGGTTCACCTCGGAGTCGCAGCAGGTCGACTTCGCCGGGGTGAACGGCCCGGAGAAGGCCTTCACCGCCTTCCCGATCCCGTCCCGGCTGTCGGCGGTCGAGAAGATGACCTCGAGCGGCAACCTCGTCTACGGCAAGGAGCTGGAGCAGATGCTCTCGGGCTCCAAGCCGGTCTTCCCGGGCGGCGCCCCGACCTGGTACCCGCAGTTCTCCAACGCCGTCTACACGAACCTGCACGCGGCGGCCACCGGCTCGATGAGCGTCGACGACGCCATCAAGGCCATGGGTGACACCGCGACCAAGCTGTCGAGCGGTCAGTGAGCTCGACGCGACCCACGAGCCGGACCGGGGCCGCCGGGGTCGTCGAGGCATCGCGCGCGGGGCACGTCGGGGACGGCACCACGCCGTCCCCGGCGGGGCGACGGCGGCACAGCACGGACGCGGGACCGCTGCCGTACGTGCTGGTGGCGCCGGTGATCATCTTCATCGCCGGCCTCGCCTTCGTGCCGGCGGTCTTCACGATCGTGCAGTCCTTCTTCACGGTCAACGCGCTCGACCCGCCCACGCGCTTCTCGGGGCTGTCGAACTTCAGGAACCTCCTCGAGAGCGACGCGATCCGCAGCAGCGCGGCGAACACCGCGCTCTACGTCGTCGTCGGCGTCACGCTCTCGACGGTGCTCGGCGTCGCGATGGCGATCCTGCTGCAGCGCCCGTTCCGCGGCCGCAGCCTGGTGATCGCGGTCCTGATCCTGCCGTGGGCGCTGCCGGGCGTGGTCGAGGGCATCCTGTGGAGCGGCATCTTCGACCCGAACGCGGGCCTCGTCACCAGCGTGCTGGGTGACCTCGGGCTCGGCGGCGGACAGGTCCTCCTCGGGCCGAACCGGGTGCTGACCATCGTCCTCATCGAGCTGGTGCAGGTCTGGCAGATCACGCCGCTCTCGGTGCTGCTCGTGCTCGCCGCGCTCCAGCTCATCCCCGACGAGCTCTACGAGGCCGCGCAGATCGACGGCTGCAGCCGCTGGGGCGCGATCCGCCAGATCACCCTGCCGCTCGCCCGGCCGGGCATCGCGGTCTGCATGGTGCAGGCGCTCGTCGCCACGCTCAACGTCTTCGACCAGCCGTACGTGCTCAACGGGGCCGCGGCCACCGGCGCGACGGTGACGATGCAGACGTACTTCGTGAGCTTCCAGAACCTCGACTTCGGGCAGGGCTACGCGCTCAGCCTCCTGATCACGGTGGTGACGCTGGTGGGTTCGTTGCTGATCGTCAAGGCCGTCTACCGCAAGGTCGAGCTGTGAGCGCCGCGGTGGGGGCGACCCCCCGCGTCGCCGCCGGACGGCGCCGTCACCGGACCGGGCGGATGCCGGTGGGCCGGGTCATCGGGATCGTCCTGGCCGTGCTCTGGTCGGTCGTGCCGATCTACTGGGCCGTCAAGACCAGCCTGCAGACCGAGGCGGACGCCCGCTCGACCGACACCCAGTACGTGCCTCTGCGCCCCACGCTGCAGAACTACGCGCGCCTGCTGACCGACGACAGCGACGTGCCGGCCCAGATCCGCCGCTCGACGCTGAACATCGTCGTCGAGTGCGGCCTGGCCACGATCGTCACGGTCGTGCTCGCGACGCTGGCCGCGTACGCCTTCGCGCGGTTCCGCTTCCGCGCCCGCACCGTCCTCTTCTACGCGGTGCTGGCGACGATGGCCTTCCCGCCGTACACGACGCTCATCCCGCTCTACCGGATCATGAGCCTCTTCGGGCTGGTCAACACCTACGCCGGCATCGTGCTGGTCTACGTCTCCGGCTTCCTGCCGCTGGCGACCTGGGTGCTGCACAACTACTTCGCCTCGATCCCGCAGGGCATCGAGGAGGCGGGGCTGATCGACGGCGCCGGACGGCTGCAGGTGCTGCGCCACCTGCTGCTCCCGCTCGCCGTGCCCGGGATCATCTCGACGGCGTTGATCACGTTCCTCTTCGCCTGGGGCCAGTTCCTCTTCCCGCTGGTGCTGTCGAGCGACCTGTCGACGCAGCCGCTGACCGTGGTCATCGCCGCGCTGCAGGGCCGCCACGTCGTGCCCTCGACGCTGCTCAACGCGGCCGGCGTGCTGGCGATCATCGTCCCGGCGGCGCTCGCGCTGGTCTTCAACCGCTACATCGTCAACGGGCTGCTGGCCGGGAGCGCCAAGTGAGCGCCGACGCCGGGAGCAGCCGGTCGATCGTCCTGATCGGGGCCGGGAGCACCGTCTTCACCCCAGGCCTGATGGCCGACCTCGTCAGCAACCGCACCTTCGACGGCTGGACGGTGCACCTGGTCGACCTCAACGCCGAGGCGGCCGAGGTGATGGCCCGCGTGGGGCGGCGCCTGGCCGAGGCCCGCGGCGCGGACGTCACGTTCGTCCCGCACACCGACCGGCGCGAGGCGCTGCCCGGCGCGCGCATCGTCACCACGACGATCGCGGTCGGCGCGGCGGAGGGCTGGGGGCTCGACCTGGAGGTCCCCGGCGCGTACGGGGTCGTCCAGACGGTGGGGGACAGCGTCGGCCCGGGCGGGGTGCTGCGCGCGCTGCGGCACGTGCCCGAGCTGGTCGCCATCGCCCGCGACGTGGCCGACCTCGCGCCGCGGGCGCAGCTGGTCAACTACTCCAACCCGCTCACGGCCAACGTGCGCGGGGTGACCGCGGAGACCGGCGTGCCGACGATCGGGCTCTGCCACGGGACGATGCACACCCTGGCCAAGCTCAACGCCGACCTCGGGCTGGCCGACCGCGCGGACGAGGTGCACGCGACCTTCGCGGGGCTCAACCACCTGTGCTGGCTGCTGGACTACCGCCTCGGCACCGAGGACCTCTACCCGCGCCTCGCCGCGCTGGTCCAGGAGCGCGCAGGCGGCCACGACACGCCGACCTCGGGCGAGGAGGGCGTCCACCTGCCCGTGTCGGCCGACCTCTACCGCACGTTCGGCCGCTACCCGGCGCCGGGCGACCGGCACGTGGCCGAGTTCTTCGGCTGGTACCTGCGCTCCAGCGACGGCAGCGCCGTCGAGGAGGACCACCTGCCCTGGGGCCTGCAGCAGGGCCGCGACGACACGATCCGCTACATCGGGCAGAAGGCCGACCTCTGGGAGCGGCTGCACGACCAGGCCGACGGCCGCGTCCCCGTCGACGGGGCCCGACGCGACCAGGAGGCCGAGCGGCTCGTGTCGATCGCCGAGGCCCTGGTCACCGGCCGGGAGCACGTCGAGCTCGCCGTGAACGTGCCCAACCGCGGCGCGATCGCGAACCTGCCCGACGACGCCGTCGTCGAGGTCCCCGCCGTGGTGGGCGCCGCCGGCGTCGTGCCGCTGCGCGTCGGCCCGCTGCCGCCGGCGATCGCCGCGGTGCTGACCGCCCGGGCCCAGCAGCAGGAGCTCACCGTGCAGGCGGCGCTGCGCGGGGACCGGGAGCTCGCCCTGCAGGCGCTCGCCCTCGACCCCCTGGTGCCGGGCCCCGACGTCGCCCGCAGGATCCTGGACGACGCGGTCGGCGCCCACGGCCCGACGCTCGCCGCCTTCTCCAGCCCTGACGACGCCGCCAGGCCTGACACCGCCGCCGGGTCCCCGGCGCGACCCCACGCAAGCCCCGCACGGACGGAGAACGCATGACCAGCTCGACGACCGAGGCCGACCAGGTGGCCCTGCCCGGGATCGACCCCGGCGGTTCGGCGACCTCGGCCGAGATCGCCCAGCAGCCCCGGGTCTGGCGCGAGCTCGGCGACCTGCTCGCCGGCGCGTCGGAGGAGATCGACGCCTTCCTGCGCCCGCTGCTCGCCCGGCCCGAGCTGCGGGTCGTGCTGACCGGCGCGGGGTCGTCGGCGTTCGCCGGCGAGCTGCTCGCGCCGTCGCTGTCGCTGGCCCTGGGGCGCCGGGTCGACCCGGTGGCGACCACGACGATCGTCAGCAGCCCGGCGGCGGTGTTCGTGGGGGACGCCCCGACGCTGCTGGTCTCCTTCGCCCGCTCCGGCGACAGCCCCGAGAGCGTCGCCGCGGTCCGCCTCGCCGACGCGCAGCTGGGCGAGGTCTGGCACCTCCTGGTCAGCTGCAACAGCGAGGGCGAGCTGGCGCGCACCTTCGCCGACGACGACCGCGCCCTGGTGCTGCCGCTGCCCGCGGCGACGCACGACGCCGGCTTCGCGATGACCTCGAGCTTCACCTCGATGGTCCTGGCCTGCTGGGCCGCGCTCACCGGGACCGCCGGCGCGCGCGACGCCCACGAGCGGCTGGCGAGCGCCGCGGAGGACCTGCTGTCCGCAGCGCCCGACGTCGCGGAGCTGGCCGATCGCCGGCCGCGGCGCGTGGTCTACCTCGGCAGCGGCTCGCTCACCGGGATGGCCCGCGAGTCGGCGCTCAAGCTGCTCGAGCTGACCGCCGGCGACGTCCTCGCCTACCACGAGAGCCCGCTCGGCTTCCGGCACGGGCCCAAGGCGCTGCTGAGCGACGACACGCTCGTCGTCGTGCTCCGCTCCGGCGACGCCTACACCGCGCAGTACGACGACGACATCGTCACCGAGCTCACCCGTGAGCTCGGCCGCGAGCAGGTCGTCGTGCTCGGCGCGCGCGAGCTGCCCTCCGCGCTGGCCGGCGCCGTCGGCTGGTCCTGGGTCGCGAAGGGCCTCGACGGGCTCGACGACGCGCAGGCAGCCGTCGTCCACGCGGTCTTCGCGCAGCTGCTCGCGCTGCGCAGCTCCGTCGTCCGCGGGCTGACGCCGGACAACCCGTTCCCCTCCGGCGAGGTCAACCGGGTCGTGCAGGGCGTGACCCTGCACCCCTTCCCCGCCTGAGGTGGCGACGAACGGGGCGAACGGGGCGACCGGGGCGACCGGGACCTTTCTCGGCGTCGACTCGGGCGGCACCAAGACCGCGCTCTGCGTGGTGTCGGCCGACGGCCGCGTGCTCGCGCAGCGCGAGGCGCCCAGCGCGTACTACCTCGGGGCCGGCCAGGCGAGCGGCCCCGAGCTGGTCCGGCGGGTGCTCGCCGAGGCCGTGCCCGGCGTGTGCGCGGACGCCGGTGTCGAGCCGTCGGCCCTGGGCGGCGCCTTCTTCGGCCTGCCCGCGTACGGGGAGGCGAGCGCGGACACCCCGGCGCTCGACGCGATCCCGCGCACGGTGCTCGGACACGACCGCTACGGCTGCGACAACGACATGGTGTGCGGCTGGGCGGGTTCGCTGGGGCTCGAGGCCGGCGTCAACGTGGTCAGCGGCACCGGCTCGATCGCGTACGGCGAGCACGAGGGCCGCCACGCCCGCGTCGGCGGCTGGGGCGAGCTCATGGGCGACGAGGGCTCGGCCTACTGGATCGGCCTGCGCGGGCTGCAGGCCTGGACGCGGATGACCGATGGCCGCGCCCCGGTCGGGCCGCTGCACGCGCTCCTCGGCGCCCGCCTCGACCTCGCCGAGCCGCTCGACCTCGTGAGCCTGGTGCACGACACCTGGGGCGGCGACCGCAGCACGATCGCGGGCCTCGCGCCCGTGGTCGTCGAGGCGGCCGAGGCCGGTGACGCGGTCGCCGGGGCGGTCGTCGAGGAGGGCGCGGCCGAGCTGGTCGCGCTGGTGCGGGCGACCACCGCGCGGCTGGGGTTCGGCGTCGACGAGGCGGTCCCGGTGTCGTGCTCGGGCGGGGTGTTCCGCTCGGCGACCGTGCGGGCGCGGTTCGCTGAGGGGCTCGCGGCCGCCGGCCGCTTCGACCTGCGGCCGGCCCGCTTCAGCCCCGTCGTCGGCGCCGCCCTCTACGCCGCGCGCGAGGCCGGCACCCCGCTCGGCCCCGACGCGCTCGCGCGCCTCGAGGCGGCCTAGCCGTTCAGGAGCGGGGGAGCGCGGCGACGACGCGGCCGGGCTCGCTGGCGAAGCCCCCGCCCTGCACCTCGGCCGGCAGCGGCGTCGGCCACGCGGAGGTCGTCCAGCCCGACGGCGGTGTGCTCGGGTCGTAGGTCCAGGTGGCGGCGGGCCCGTCGACGGTGGGCAGCACGGCCGCGTCCGCGACGCGCTCCACGGGGACGTCGGTGAACGGCTCCAGGTCGGGGAGGGCGACGTCCACCCGCTCCGTCCCCGCGGGCAGCGGGCCGACCTGCGTGGTCAGCCGCGCCGACCCGCCGGCCTCGCGCAGCCCGCGCGACCACAGGCCGAGCCCCGAGCACAGGCACTCGTACGCCGTCCGGCCCGCGACGCGCGTGGTGGTCCACAGCACCCCGGTGCTCGTCGGCGGACGTCCGCGGACCTCCAGACGGGGCCCGCTCGCCGGGATCGCCGTGGTCACCCGGACGCCGCCCGGCGTGGGGCGGGACAGCGGGGCGACCGCACGGGTGCGGGTGTCCTGGTCGTCGACGGAGGTGAGGGTCCACTCGACCGACGTCAGCCCGCCCGAGGCGACCACCCGGTCGACGACCACGCTCTGCAGGTCCCCGGTGGTGCCGGTCAGGGCGTGGAGACGGGCCCCGGTGGCGGCGGTGCGCTCGGGAGCGGGCCGGGTCAGGTCGGTCGGGGTCCGCGCGACCGGGGCCTGCCCCACGGGCGTGACGGGGACGCCGGGCACGACGGCAAGGTTCGGCAGGGCGACGTCGACCCGCGTCGTCGCCGCGGGCAGCACGGGGAAGGCCAACTGCAGCAGCCGGGTCTCGCCGAAGCGGAGCCGCGGCAGGACGGCGATCAGCGGCGTGCACAGGCAGCGGCTCGGCCGGTCCGGCGAGACGCCCGCGAGCGGCCGGTAGACCCGCTCGGCCCCCGGGTCGAGCAGCGCCAGGTCCTGCTGGCCGGGCAGGCTGCGGTCGAGCGCGAGGTCCGTGCCGCTCGGCAGCGGCTCGCCGGCCCGGGCCCCCGGCCCGACGAGCGGCGTGACCGACCAGTCGAGCACCGTCGCCGTGCCGGTGCGGCGCACGGCGTGCACGGCGAAGCGGACGGTCACGTCGAGGCCGTCCGCGGTCGTCCACACGGCCTCGCCGACCACGGGCAGCCGCGGGTCGGTGGCCTCGGGGGCGGCCACCGGCGTCGGGTCCACGGTCGGGCCGGTCGAGGGCGACGTCGGGGTGGGGACGGGGGTGGAGAACAGGCCCGGCTCCTCGGCGCCCCAGCTGCAGGCCGGGAGCGCCACGACCAGCGCCAGGCCGAGCGCGACGGCCGCCCTCCGCGCCCCGGTCGCCACGACGAGAGCGTAGGCGGGGTGTCGGGCCCGGCGGGTGGCGAGGCGGCGCCGTCCCGTGTCCTAGGGTCGTCGCAGCCGGCGGGTCCGACCCGGCCGGAGAGCCGGGAGGTCTGGTGCCGCAACCGCTGGTGGTCGACGGCCACAACGACCTGCCCTGGGCGCTGCGGGAGACCGGCTACGACTTCGACGCGGTCGACGTGGCCAAGTCCCAGCCGCAGCTGCACACCGACCTGCCGCGCCTGCGCGCCGGCGGGGTCGGCGCGCAGTTCTGGTCGGTCTTCGTGCCCTGCAGCCTGCGCGGCGGCGACGCCGTCACCGCGACGCTGGAGCAGGTCGACGCCGTCCGGACGATGGTCGCGCGCTACCCCGACGACCTGGTGCTCGTCACCGATGCCGACGGGCTCGAGGCCGCGCTGGCGTCCGGACGCATCGGCAGCCTGATGGGGGCCGAGGGCGGCCACAGCATCGACGGCTCGCTCGGGGCGCTGCGGGCGCTGCACGCGCTCGGTGTGCGCTACCTGACGCTGACCCACAACGAGAACACGGACTGGGCCGACTCAGCCACCGACGTGCCCCGCCACGGCGGGCTGACGCGCTTCGGGCGCGAGGTCGTCGCCGAGCTCAACCGGCTGGGCATGCTCGTCGACCTCTCCCACGTCGCCGCCACGACGATGCACGACGCACTCGACGTCACCGCCGCGCCGGTGGTCTTCAGCCACTCGAGCGCCCGGGCCGTCGCCGACCACCCGCGCAACGTGCCCGACGACGTCCTCGCCCGCCTGGCCGACAACGGCGGGGTCTGCATGGTCACCTTCGTGCCGCGCTTCGTCAGCCCGGCCGCCGCGGCGTGGTCGGCCGAGGTCCACGACGCCGCGCTCGCCGCGGGCGTCGACGCCCGGGACCTGGGCGCGCTCGACGCGTTCTCGGAGGCGTACGAGCCCGCCTGCCCGCCCGCCACGCTCGCCGACGTCGTCGCGCACGTCGAACACGTGCGCGAGGTCGCCGGCGTCGAGCACGTCGGGCTGGGCGGCGACTACGACGGCACGCCGACGACGCCGCAGGGGCTGGAGGACGTCTCGCGCTACCCGGCGCTGCTCGACGCCCTGCGGCAGCGCGGCTGGACCGAGCCCGAGCTCGTCGCCCTGGCCCACGGCAACGTCGTCCGCGTGCTGCGCGAGGCGGGTTCGGTGGCCGCCGGGCTGCAGGCGGTGCGCGGCCCGTCGACCGCCACTGTCGAGGCCCTGGACGGACCCGGGTGAGCGCGCTGCTCGAGGTCGTCGTCACCCACGCGGCCGACGCGCAGCGCGCCGAGGCGGGCGGGGCCGACCGGGTCAGCCTCATCGGTGAACCCCTGCCGGGCACCGAGCGCGAGGCCGGGGCGCTGTCACCCGCGCCCGACCTCGTCGAGCAGGTCCGCGCGGCGACGAGCCTGCCCGTCCGCCCGCTGCTGCGGCTGCGCGACGGCTACGGCACCGACGGCGGCGAGGTCGTCCGCCTGCGCGGGCTGCTGTCGGCATACGCGTCGGCCGGCGCGGACGGCGTCGTGCTCGGCTTCCTCAACGGCCTGACCGAGATCGACCTCGAGGTGCTCGCCGAGCTGATCGGCGACGGCGACCTCCGCTGGACCCACTCCCGCGCCGTCGACGCCTGCATCTCCACCGACCGCGCCTGGCGCGAGCTGCCGCACCTGCCCGGGCTCGACGCCGTCGCCACCGCCGGCTCCGCGCGCGGGGTCGCCGAGGGCCTCGACGAGCTCGTCGCCCGCGCCGAGGACGACCCGGCGACGCGCCGGCTGATCATGGCCGCGGGCGGGCTCGCGCCGGAGCACGTGCCGTGGCTCGTGCGGGCCGGGGTGTCGATGTTCCAGGTGTCGGGCCAGGTCCGCCCGCTCGGCTCCTGGAAGGCCTACGTCGACGCCGACCTCGTCGGCACCTGGCGCGCGCTGCTGGACAGCGAGGCGGGGACCCGCTCGTGATCATGGTCGACGACCCGACCTGGCCCGCGCACGGCCGGCTCTGGTCGCACCTGGCCAGCGACACCTCGTACGAGGAGCTGCACGCCTTCGCCGAGCGCCTCGGGCTGCCGCCCCGGGCGTTCGACGGCGACCACTACGACCTGGTGCAGGACCGCTACGCCGACGCCGTCGCCGCCGGTGCGGTCCCCTCGAGCTCGCGCGCCATCGTCGCCGCCCTCCACGCCGCGGGCCTGCGGCGCCGCAAGCGCTCCCGCCTCGCCCCCTGACTCGCCCCTCCCGAGCGCCGACGAGTCGTCGTCAGGCCCGGAGCGGGCGCGAGGAGGAGGAGTTGCGCCTGGTGCGAACGTGTCACCCTCCGTTCGCCGTCGGGGGGCAGGATGGTCCGCGATGAACCTGCACCCTTCCGTCTGCGCCCACCTCGAGGCGCAGCCGCTGACGCCCCGCCCGGCCGGCTTCGAGCCGTACTGCGCCGACTGCGCCTTCACCGGAGACCAGTGGACGCACCTGCGCCGCTGCCTGACCTGCGACCACGTCGCCTGCTGCGACGACTCGGTCAACCAGCACGCCAGCCGCCACCACGAGCAGACCGGGCACCCGGTGATGACCTCGGAGGAACCAGGCGAGAGCTGGCGCTGGTGCTTCGTCGACCAGCAGACGGCGTGAGGGACGAGCACCGATGAGCACCATGCAGAACCCGGCCGACCTGACCGCCGGCCCGACCCGCGGCGTCGGCGAGCCCGGCGACCGCCCGGCGACGCGGACCCGGCGCGACGGCGACGCCCCGCGCGAGGCCAAGCCGCTGATCCTCACCGTCGACGACGACCCGAGCGTCTCGCGGGCGGTCGCGCGCGACCTGCGCCGCCGCTACGCCGAGGACTACCGCATCGTGCGCGCCGAGGCCGGCTCCGTCGCCCTCGACGTGATCAAGGAGGTCGTGCTGCGCGGCGAGCAGGTGGCCGTGCTGCTGGCCGACTACCGGATGCCGCAGATGAACGGCGTCGAGTTCCTCGAGGCGGCCATGGACCTCGTGCCGCAGGCCCGCCGGGC from Microlunatus sagamiharensis includes the following:
- a CDS encoding ABC transporter substrate-binding protein, producing the protein MTRSARGARTTLRLAAGLGSAVLLLAGCGGGGGGQAGGGSTQTSGVTITVALAADPPPKAALDDFTKQTGITVNWVNIDWDSLQTKISAAATAKTYFADATDVDWSRVGQLGKLGWFYPMGDYVDVESMKADMPQLASFTSDGKVVGIPYDASFMVTTYNKKLFDAAGVTKEPTTMTEYTDALTKVKAKGDVEHPLDIPFAAAEGLSTYWYQTTNAFGGSVLDDAGKPQFTDPGSAGYKAAQWMVDAMKNGLVPPGNINVTDSQGQQTLMAKGEVASIFSDYSGTVGTLYDVPDQSSVKGQVRYLKTPGVTGTTANLSNPDGVGIPKEAKYPQAAAKFIEWFTSESQQVDFAGVNGPEKAFTAFPIPSRLSAVEKMTSSGNLVYGKELEQMLSGSKPVFPGGAPTWYPQFSNAVYTNLHAAATGSMSVDDAIKAMGDTATKLSSGQ
- a CDS encoding carbohydrate ABC transporter permease; protein product: MSSTRPTSRTGAAGVVEASRAGHVGDGTTPSPAGRRRHSTDAGPLPYVLVAPVIIFIAGLAFVPAVFTIVQSFFTVNALDPPTRFSGLSNFRNLLESDAIRSSAANTALYVVVGVTLSTVLGVAMAILLQRPFRGRSLVIAVLILPWALPGVVEGILWSGIFDPNAGLVTSVLGDLGLGGGQVLLGPNRVLTIVLIELVQVWQITPLSVLLVLAALQLIPDELYEAAQIDGCSRWGAIRQITLPLARPGIAVCMVQALVATLNVFDQPYVLNGAAATGATVTMQTYFVSFQNLDFGQGYALSLLITVVTLVGSLLIVKAVYRKVEL
- a CDS encoding carbohydrate ABC transporter permease, which produces MSAAVGATPRVAAGRRRHRTGRMPVGRVIGIVLAVLWSVVPIYWAVKTSLQTEADARSTDTQYVPLRPTLQNYARLLTDDSDVPAQIRRSTLNIVVECGLATIVTVVLATLAAYAFARFRFRARTVLFYAVLATMAFPPYTTLIPLYRIMSLFGLVNTYAGIVLVYVSGFLPLATWVLHNYFASIPQGIEEAGLIDGAGRLQVLRHLLLPLAVPGIISTALITFLFAWGQFLFPLVLSSDLSTQPLTVVIAALQGRHVVPSTLLNAAGVLAIIVPAALALVFNRYIVNGLLAGSAK
- a CDS encoding family 4 glycosyl hydrolase encodes the protein MSADAGSSRSIVLIGAGSTVFTPGLMADLVSNRTFDGWTVHLVDLNAEAAEVMARVGRRLAEARGADVTFVPHTDRREALPGARIVTTTIAVGAAEGWGLDLEVPGAYGVVQTVGDSVGPGGVLRALRHVPELVAIARDVADLAPRAQLVNYSNPLTANVRGVTAETGVPTIGLCHGTMHTLAKLNADLGLADRADEVHATFAGLNHLCWLLDYRLGTEDLYPRLAALVQERAGGHDTPTSGEEGVHLPVSADLYRTFGRYPAPGDRHVAEFFGWYLRSSDGSAVEEDHLPWGLQQGRDDTIRYIGQKADLWERLHDQADGRVPVDGARRDQEAERLVSIAEALVTGREHVELAVNVPNRGAIANLPDDAVVEVPAVVGAAGVVPLRVGPLPPAIAAVLTARAQQQELTVQAALRGDRELALQALALDPLVPGPDVARRILDDAVGAHGPTLAAFSSPDDAARPDTAAGSPARPHASPARTENA
- a CDS encoding SIS domain-containing protein; this encodes MTSSTTEADQVALPGIDPGGSATSAEIAQQPRVWRELGDLLAGASEEIDAFLRPLLARPELRVVLTGAGSSAFAGELLAPSLSLALGRRVDPVATTTIVSSPAAVFVGDAPTLLVSFARSGDSPESVAAVRLADAQLGEVWHLLVSCNSEGELARTFADDDRALVLPLPAATHDAGFAMTSSFTSMVLACWAALTGTAGARDAHERLASAAEDLLSAAPDVAELADRRPRRVVYLGSGSLTGMARESALKLLELTAGDVLAYHESPLGFRHGPKALLSDDTLVVVLRSGDAYTAQYDDDIVTELTRELGREQVVVLGARELPSALAGAVGWSWVAKGLDGLDDAQAAVVHAVFAQLLALRSSVVRGLTPDNPFPSGEVNRVVQGVTLHPFPA
- a CDS encoding N-acetylglucosamine kinase, producing MATNGANGATGATGTFLGVDSGGTKTALCVVSADGRVLAQREAPSAYYLGAGQASGPELVRRVLAEAVPGVCADAGVEPSALGGAFFGLPAYGEASADTPALDAIPRTVLGHDRYGCDNDMVCGWAGSLGLEAGVNVVSGTGSIAYGEHEGRHARVGGWGELMGDEGSAYWIGLRGLQAWTRMTDGRAPVGPLHALLGARLDLAEPLDLVSLVHDTWGGDRSTIAGLAPVVVEAAEAGDAVAGAVVEEGAAELVALVRATTARLGFGVDEAVPVSCSGGVFRSATVRARFAEGLAAAGRFDLRPARFSPVVGAALYAAREAGTPLGPDALARLEAA
- a CDS encoding dipeptidase, whose amino-acid sequence is MPQPLVVDGHNDLPWALRETGYDFDAVDVAKSQPQLHTDLPRLRAGGVGAQFWSVFVPCSLRGGDAVTATLEQVDAVRTMVARYPDDLVLVTDADGLEAALASGRIGSLMGAEGGHSIDGSLGALRALHALGVRYLTLTHNENTDWADSATDVPRHGGLTRFGREVVAELNRLGMLVDLSHVAATTMHDALDVTAAPVVFSHSSARAVADHPRNVPDDVLARLADNGGVCMVTFVPRFVSPAAAAWSAEVHDAALAAGVDARDLGALDAFSEAYEPACPPATLADVVAHVEHVREVAGVEHVGLGGDYDGTPTTPQGLEDVSRYPALLDALRQRGWTEPELVALAHGNVVRVLREAGSVAAGLQAVRGPSTATVEALDGPG
- a CDS encoding copper homeostasis protein CutC → MSALLEVVVTHAADAQRAEAGGADRVSLIGEPLPGTEREAGALSPAPDLVEQVRAATSLPVRPLLRLRDGYGTDGGEVVRLRGLLSAYASAGADGVVLGFLNGLTEIDLEVLAELIGDGDLRWTHSRAVDACISTDRAWRELPHLPGLDAVATAGSARGVAEGLDELVARAEDDPATRRLIMAAGGLAPEHVPWLVRAGVSMFQVSGQVRPLGSWKAYVDADLVGTWRALLDSEAGTRS
- a CDS encoding DUF4031 domain-containing protein, which encodes MVDDPTWPAHGRLWSHLASDTSYEELHAFAERLGLPPRAFDGDHYDLVQDRYADAVAAGAVPSSSRAIVAALHAAGLRRRKRSRLAP
- a CDS encoding UBP-type zinc finger domain-containing protein, encoding MNLHPSVCAHLEAQPLTPRPAGFEPYCADCAFTGDQWTHLRRCLTCDHVACCDDSVNQHASRHHEQTGHPVMTSEEPGESWRWCFVDQQTA